From Brachionichthys hirsutus isolate HB-005 chromosome 16, CSIRO-AGI_Bhir_v1, whole genome shotgun sequence, a single genomic window includes:
- the aimp2 gene encoding aminoacyl tRNA synthase complex-interacting multifunctional protein 2 isoform X2 produces MPMYQDGEMDAGVKALEARQDEIMRKLYELKAAVEGLAKTVTTPDADLDLTVSSSLSSQSFSPTTVKGATDLDAVLGQDLGALRDIVINANPGKPPLSLLVLHSLLCQRYRVLSTVHVHSSVTEVPPQLLSCLGPRHADSYARQMFQLGFTLIWKDVRKLQMKFSVRNMCPVEGEANVARFLFKLLAPYPSDPAAATLVDSWVDVAFFQLAEGSTKERSVVLRSLNSALGQRPWLAGPEFSLADITCYCCVHQSAMAAAAPANVQRWITSCENLGHFSAVKLLLR; encoded by the exons ATGCCCATGTACCAG GATGGCGAGATGGACGCTGGAGTCAAAGCTCTGGAGGCCCGGCAGGATGAGATCATGAGGAAACTGTACGAGCTAAAGGCAGCTGTGGAGGGCCTGGCCAAGACGGTGACCACCCCAGATGCTGATCTGGACCTGACGGTCAGCAGCAGCCTCTCGTCACAAAGCTTCAGTCCCACAACCGTTAAAGGCGCCACAGACCTGGATGCAGTCTTGGGACAG GACCTCGGTGCTCTCCGCGACATCGTCATAAATGCCAACCCAGGAAAGCCGcccctctccctgctggtgctCCACAGCCTGCTGTGTCAGCGCTACCGGGTGCTCTCCACGGTGCACGTCCACTCCTCAGTCACCGAGGTGCCGCCACAGCTCCTGTCCTGCCTCGGCCCACGCCATGCAGACAGCTACGCCCGCCAGATGTTTCAGCTGGGCTTCACCCTCATATGGAAAGACG TTCGCAAACTGCAGATGAAGTTCAGCGTCCGGAACATGTGTCCCGTCGAAGGCGAGGCCAATGTGGCGCGCTTCCTCTTCAAGCTGCTGGCTCCCTACCCAAGTGACCCTGCTGCTGCCACATTGGTGGACAGCTGGGTAGACGTGGCTTTCTTCCAGCTGGCAGAAGGCAGCACCAAGGAGCGTTCTGTCGTCCTGCGGTCCCTGAACTCCGCTCTGGGCCAACGTCCGTGGCTGGCCGGGCCGGAGTTCTCTCTGGCCGACATTACCTGTTACTGCTGCGTGCACCAGAGCGCcatggccgccgccgcccccgctaATGTCCAGCGCTGGATCACTTCCTGTGAGAACCTCGGGCATTTCAGCGCCGTCAAGCTACTTCTACGCTGA
- the LOC137905828 gene encoding parvalbumin beta-like, giving the protein MAFDMLKDSDIAAALDACKDAGTFDHKKFFHACGMSGKTDAEVKKAFGIIDQDKSGYIEDIELKLFLQNFKAGARALTDAETAAFLGAGDTDGDGKIGSEEFAALVRL; this is encoded by the exons ATGGCCTTTGATATGCTGAAGGATTCTGACATCGCTGCAGCCCTGGATGCATGCAAAG ACGCTGGCACATTCGACCACAAGAAGTTCTTCCACGCGTGCGGCATGTCCGGCAAGACCGACGCAGAAGTGAAGAAGGCCTTCGGAATCATCGACCAGGACAAGAGCGGTTACATTGAGGATATTGAGCTGaa ACTGTTCCTGCAGAACTTCAAGGCAGGTGCGCGCGCACTGACCGATGCCGAGACCGCGGCTTTCCTCGGTGCCGGCGACACCGACGGTGACGGCAAGATCGGCTCTGAAG AGTTTGCTGCTTTGGTTAGATTATAA
- the cacng4b gene encoding calcium channel, voltage-dependent, gamma subunit 4b gives MAWCDRGVQTLLATVGAFAAFSLMTIAIGTDYWLYSRAYICNTTNATNDETQSQPKTKKGDLTHSGLWRICCIEGINQGSCYRINHFPDDNDYDTDSSEYLLRIVRASSVFPILSTCLLMLGGLCVGVGRVYSKTNNVLLSAGILFVAAGLSNIIGIIVYISSNAGDPSDKRDDDRKYTYSYGWSFYFGALSFIVAETVAVLAINIYIEKNKEVRWRARREFIRSLSASSPYSRIPSFRYRRRTSHTSSHSTEASRENSPVVGLKGAPSSGGALDELSMYALARDSVTENAYSPEHESAAEFLQVHNCFTNDLKDGVNRRTTPV, from the exons ATGGCTTGGTGTGACCGCGGGGTTCAGACGCTGCTGGCCACAGTGGGGGCTTTTGCCGCCTTCAGCCTGATGACCATCGCCATCGGAACGGACTACTGGCTCTATTCGCGGGCGTACATTTGCAACACCACCAATGCCACTAATGACGAGACCCAATCACAGCCCAAAACAAAGAAGGGCGACCTCACCCACTCCGGGCTGTGGAGGATCTGTTGCATAGAAG GTATCAACCAAGGCAGCTGTTACAGAATCAACCATTTCCCTGACGACAACGACTATGACACAGACAGCTCGGAATACCTGCTGC GCATTGTGCGAGCCTCCAGTGTGTTCCCCATCCTCAGCACCTGCCTGTTGATGCTCGGCGGCTTGTGTGTTGGGGTGGGCCGCGTCTACAGCAAGACCAACAACGTCCTGCTCAGCGCAGGCATCCTCTTCgtagctgcag GCCTGAGCAACATAATTGGCATCATCGTCTACATCTCCAGCAACGCAGGAGACCCCAGCGATAAACGAGACGACGACAGGAAATACACTTACTCCTACGGCTGGTCGTTCTACTTTGGCGCCCTGTCCTTCATTGTCGCTGAGACCGTGGCCGTCCTCGCCATCAACATCTACATTGAGAAAAACAAGGAGGTCCGCTGGAGGGCGCGACGGGAATTCATACGGTCTCTCTCCGCCTCTTCGCCGTACTCGAGGATACCGAGCTTCCGTTACCGCCGGCGGACGTCCCACACCAGCTCTCATTCTACGGAGGCATCACGGGAGAACTCGCCAGTAGTTGGGCTGAAGGGGGCGCCATCCTCCGGCGGGGCCCTGGACGAGTTGTCCATGTACGCCTTGGCAAGAGACAGCGTGACGGAGAACGCATACAGCCCTGAACATGAATCCGCCGCTGAGTTCCTCCAGGTCCACAACTGTTTCACCAATGACTTAAAGGACGGGGTGAATCGCAGGACCACACCGGTGTGA
- the aimp2 gene encoding aminoacyl tRNA synthase complex-interacting multifunctional protein 2 isoform X1: protein MPMYQVKPICGGHTAADLPTCMYSLPHIHAQQGNRCTPEHALQDGEMDAGVKALEARQDEIMRKLYELKAAVEGLAKTVTTPDADLDLTVSSSLSSQSFSPTTVKGATDLDAVLGQDLGALRDIVINANPGKPPLSLLVLHSLLCQRYRVLSTVHVHSSVTEVPPQLLSCLGPRHADSYARQMFQLGFTLIWKDVRKLQMKFSVRNMCPVEGEANVARFLFKLLAPYPSDPAAATLVDSWVDVAFFQLAEGSTKERSVVLRSLNSALGQRPWLAGPEFSLADITCYCCVHQSAMAAAAPANVQRWITSCENLGHFSAVKLLLR, encoded by the exons ATGCCCATGTACCAGGTAAAGCCGATCTGCGGGGGCCACACAGCGGCCGATTTACCGACCTGCATGTACAGCTTACCGCATATCCACGCGCAGCAAGGAAACCGCTGCACCCCCGAACACGCGCTGCAG GATGGCGAGATGGACGCTGGAGTCAAAGCTCTGGAGGCCCGGCAGGATGAGATCATGAGGAAACTGTACGAGCTAAAGGCAGCTGTGGAGGGCCTGGCCAAGACGGTGACCACCCCAGATGCTGATCTGGACCTGACGGTCAGCAGCAGCCTCTCGTCACAAAGCTTCAGTCCCACAACCGTTAAAGGCGCCACAGACCTGGATGCAGTCTTGGGACAG GACCTCGGTGCTCTCCGCGACATCGTCATAAATGCCAACCCAGGAAAGCCGcccctctccctgctggtgctCCACAGCCTGCTGTGTCAGCGCTACCGGGTGCTCTCCACGGTGCACGTCCACTCCTCAGTCACCGAGGTGCCGCCACAGCTCCTGTCCTGCCTCGGCCCACGCCATGCAGACAGCTACGCCCGCCAGATGTTTCAGCTGGGCTTCACCCTCATATGGAAAGACG TTCGCAAACTGCAGATGAAGTTCAGCGTCCGGAACATGTGTCCCGTCGAAGGCGAGGCCAATGTGGCGCGCTTCCTCTTCAAGCTGCTGGCTCCCTACCCAAGTGACCCTGCTGCTGCCACATTGGTGGACAGCTGGGTAGACGTGGCTTTCTTCCAGCTGGCAGAAGGCAGCACCAAGGAGCGTTCTGTCGTCCTGCGGTCCCTGAACTCCGCTCTGGGCCAACGTCCGTGGCTGGCCGGGCCGGAGTTCTCTCTGGCCGACATTACCTGTTACTGCTGCGTGCACCAGAGCGCcatggccgccgccgcccccgctaATGTCCAGCGCTGGATCACTTCCTGTGAGAACCTCGGGCATTTCAGCGCCGTCAAGCTACTTCTACGCTGA
- the pvalb8 gene encoding parvalbumin 8, which yields MSLTSILSADAIASAIKDCQAPESFCPKKFFKMCGLANKSPQDVKKVFAILDNDENGFIEEEELKLFLQKFSPGARALTEKEVRAFLAAADDDSDGRVGVEEFQAVVSS from the exons atgtcactcaCATCCATTCTTTCCGCTGATGCCATCGCCAGCGCCATCAAGGACTGCCAAG CACCAGAGTCCTTCTGTCCTAAGAAGTTTTTCAAGATGTGTGGCCTTGCCAATAAATCTCCCCAGGACGTGAAGAAGGTTTTTGCAATCCTGGACAATGACGAAAACGGTTTTATCGAGGAGGAAGAGCTCAA GTTATTCCTCCAGAAGTTTTCTCCCGGGGCTCGAGCCCTCACAGAGAAGGAGGTCCGGGCCttccttgctgctgctgatgatgacagTGATGGTCGGGTTGGAGTAGAGG AGTTCCAGGCCGTGGTGTCATCCTAA